One part of the Mytilus trossulus isolate FHL-02 chromosome 11, PNRI_Mtr1.1.1.hap1, whole genome shotgun sequence genome encodes these proteins:
- the LOC134690467 gene encoding piggyBac transposable element-derived protein 4-like, whose protein sequence is MLQYIPTKSSKFGVKVWMLVEAVTGYIIHAIIYRGKTYDPTPPGLTQGSYDVNNLLERAGLLRKKYHVVCDSFFTSIALAKQLFQLDTYFTGTIRQNRNMPNMIKHAILTEREFKYARQGPILMCVYRERARRKSVRILSSYEKATQNNDNKPQILEFYNKNMGGVDLADMMVTHYNDNRKTFKVWKKVAFNFLQRIVINAYILYCKNTSDQPVKSRLQFLQSIIEDLSCDYLLSREMNAQANPGRQKRTRLRKIAKYKDCSVCSDRDGFGGRHRTKTACRNCNKGLHKDCMNNHVCIEE, encoded by the coding sequence ATGCTTCAATATATACcaacaaaaagttcaaagttcgGGGTAAAAGTTTGGATGCTTGTTGAGGCAGTAACAGGATACATCATCCATGCCATAATTTATAGAGGAAAGACATATGACCCAACACCACCAGGACTAACCCAGGGTTCCTACGATGTAAATAACTTGTTAGAAAGAGCTGGGTTACTACGTAAAAAATATCATGTCGTGTGCGACAGCTTTTTCACTTCCATCGCGCTAGCTAAACAGCTTTTTCAACTTGATACTTATTTCACCGGGACAATTCGACAGAACAGAAACATGCCAAACATGATCAAACATGCCATATTAACGGAACGCGAATTTAAATACGCAAGACAGGGACCTATTCTCATGTGTGTTTATCGTGAAAGGGCTAGAAGGAAATCCGTTCGTATTTTATCGTCGTACGAAAAGGCTACCCAAAATAATGACAATAAACCACAAATACTtgaattctacaataaaaacatGGGCGGGGTCGATCTGGCAGACATGATGGTAACGCATTATAATGACAATAGGAAAACTTTTAAGGTATGGAAGAAAGTTGCATTTAATTTCTTGCAGCGCATTGTAATTAATGCATATATCTTGTATTGCAAAAACACGTCTGATCAACCAGTCAAGAGTAGACTACAGTTTTTACAATCAATTATAGAAGATCTTTCATGCGATTATCTGCTATCTCGTGAAATGAATGCACAAGCTAATCCGGGTAGACAAAAAAGAACTCGCTTAAGGAAAATTGCCAAGTATAAGGATTGCTCCGTGTGTTCGGATAGAGACGGATTTGGCGGTCGTCATCGAACAAAAACGGCGTGCAGAAACTGTAACAAAGGCTTACACAAAGATTGTATGAATAATCATGTATGTATTGAAGAATAA